A window of Candidatus Bathyarchaeia archaeon genomic DNA:
AATCCCAGATGCTCAACGGTCGGTTCCTGGTATTTGGCATCCTCGATCGCGCCGGATGAAGGGGTGTGGCTTAGTTCTCTGAGCAATTCTTCTTCGTCCTCGCGGAGGAGCAGCCGGCAGACAAAACTCTGCAGCTCCCGGACATTTCCGGGCCAGGGGTATTTGAGGCAAGCATCCAAGACTTGATGAGAAACTGGCCTCGGAGACACGCCAAATTTCAAGGCAGTCTCAGACAGAAAATCATCCAAGAGGAAAGGAATGTCTTCGCGGCGCGTGCGAAGTGGGGGAATTTTAAACACAATCGTGTTCAGGCGATAATACAGGTCCGGGCGAAATTTTCTCTCAGCCAATGCTTCCTCAATCTTCACATTGGTAGCCGCTAGAATCCGAACATTCACACGCAATAATCTTCGTCCGCCCAACCTTGAAAACTGTTGATCCTGGAGAACATCCAGCAATTTAGCCTGCATGGATGAGGGCATTTCAGCGATTTCGTCAAGAAATATTGTCCCCTCATTGCAAAGTTCGAATTGGCCGGGCTTCGAACGTGTCGCGCCCGTGAATGCGCCCTGGTCGTAGCCGAAAAGCTCGCTTTCGAGCAATTCCGAAGGCAGTGCAGCGCAA
This region includes:
- a CDS encoding helix-turn-helix domain-containing protein codes for the protein MFKIPPLRTRREDIPFLLDDFLSETALKFGVSPRPVSHQVLDACLKYPWPGNVRELQSFVCRLLLREDEEELLRELSHTPSSGAIEDAKYQEPTVEHLGLKSLSRNVRSQAEKQIIEEMLARTCWNRTVAARLLKISYKSLRSKIQRYGITAMGHLGDTKSEARQLMFLGK